In one Candidatus Binatia bacterium genomic region, the following are encoded:
- a CDS encoding c-type cytochrome, with protein sequence MNKAISLHLPLVAVMAAALLLAAVPAATADDASALWSKNCASCHGQDGKGKTKMGEKLKVRDLTDAAVKAKLDKTKVEDSMKKGVKGDEGDKLVMKAFSDKLSDADIKALTDYTLSLK encoded by the coding sequence ATGAACAAAGCCATTTCCCTGCACCTTCCGCTCGTCGCCGTGATGGCGGCGGCGCTGCTTCTCGCGGCGGTGCCGGCAGCGACAGCCGACGATGCCTCGGCGCTGTGGAGCAAGAACTGCGCTTCCTGCCACGGCCAGGACGGCAAGGGCAAGACGAAGATGGGCGAGAAGCTCAAAGTGCGCGACCTGACGGATGCGGCCGTCAAGGCGAAGCTCGACAAGACGAAAGTCGAGGACTCCATGAAGAAGGGAGTCAAGGGCGACGAGGGCGACAAGCTCGTGATGAAGGCATTCAGCGACAAGCTGTCGGACGCCGACATCAAGGCGCTGACGGACTACACGCTGTCGCTCAAGTAG